CTGGCCTACTGGGCGTGGTCGGCCTGGGACCCGCGCGGCGGCCAGGCGCACTCCGCGCAGGGTTCGGGCGGTCTGGGGTACGGCTTCCCGGCGGCGCTGGGCGCGGCGGCGACCGGCCTCGGCCCGGTCCTGGCGGTCTCCGGTGACGGCGGCGCCATGTACTCGATCGCGGAGCTGGCCACCGCCCGCCAGCACGGTCTGGACGTGACCTGGCTGATCGTGGACGACGGCGGCTACGGCATCCTCCGCGAGTACATGGAGGGCGCCTTCGGCGAGGCCACGCACACCGAGCTGACCCGCCCGGACTTCGTGGCCCTGGCCGCCTCCTTCGGGGTCCCGGCGACCCTGACCACGCCCGAGAAGGTCGAGGAGGACCTGGCGGCGGCTCTGGCCGAGCCGGGTCCCAGCGTGGTCGTTCTCCCCATGTTCGTGGGTCTGTTCGCCCCGACCCATCTGGACGGCTGAGCGCACCAGCCTCAGCTGTCCGTTCCGGGGGCGCGCGTCAACGGCGCCGCGCGTCCCCGTCCCCCACCCATCCCCCGCTCCCGCCCTGACCCCTCAGGAGACCAGCCGTGTCCCACCCCCAGCCCGCCCCGGTGACGGAGGTCGAGACCCACGGGGTCGCGCCGATCCCGGTCGCCGACCAGACCTCGCGCCCCTTCGACCTGTTCCGACTCACCTTCGGCGGCGCCAACACCTTCGCCACCATCATCCTGGGCACCCTGCCCATCGCCTACGGCCTCGGGTTCACCGCGGCGTTGACCGCCACCGTGGCCGGGGTGGTCGTCGGGGCGCTCATCCTCTCCCCCATGGCGCTGTTCGGACCGCGCACGCGCACCAACAACGCGGTCTCCTCCGGCGCTCACTTCGGCGTGGTGGGCCGCTCCCTGGGTTCGCTGCTGTCGCTGCTGACAGCCGTCACCTTCTTCTCCATCTCGGTGTGGGTCAGCGGTGACGCGATCGTCGGCGCCGCCGCCCGGCTGGGCCTGCACGGCGGGGACGCCCTGCGCGCGGCCGCCTACGGGGTCATCGCGGTGGCGGTGTTCGTGGTGTGCGTGTACGGCTACCAGTTCATGTTGCTCATCAACAAAGTGGCCGTGGTGGCGGGCAGCGCGCTGATGCTGCTCGGCCTGTTCGCCTACGGCGGCTCGTTCGATCCCTCGTTCGCCGGGAGCGGTGACTACATCCTGGGTGGCTTCTGGCCCACCTGGGTGCTCGCGGTGCTGACCATCATGGCCAACCCGGTCTCCTTCGGCGGTTTCCTCGGGGACTGGTCCCGCTACATCCCCGCCACCACCTCCACCCGCCGGATGCTGGCCGCCCCGTTCCTGGCTCAGGTGTGCACGCTGCTGCCGTTCGTGTTCGGACTGGCCACCGCGACCCTGGTAGCCGACCCCAACCAGTACGTGTCCGGGCTCTCGGAGCTGTCCCCGCTCTGGTACGCCCTGCCGCTGCTGCTCGTGGCGCTGGTGGGCGGCTTGTCCACCGGGACCACGGCGCTGTACGGGACCGGCCTGGACTTCTCCTCGCTGGTGCCGCGCCTGAACCGCGTCCAGGGCACTGTCGTGGTGGGCTGCCTGGCGCTGGCCCTGGTCTTCGTGGGCACGTTCCTGTTCGACTTCGTCGAGACCATCAACGCCTTCGCGATCCTGATCGTTCTGCTGACCTCGCCGTGGATGGTGATCCTCATGCTGGGCTACCTGTTCCGGCGCGGGTTCTACCTGGTCGAGGACCTGCAGGTGTTCAACGAGGGACGCCGGGGCGGCGCGTACTGGTTCCGTGCGGGAGTCAACTGGCGGGCGATGTCGGCGTGGCTGCTGGCCGCGCTGGCGGGCCTGCTGTTCGCCAACACCCCGCTGCTGGTCGGGCCGCTGGGCAACCTGGCGGCGGGGATCGACCTGAGTCTGCCCGCCGCTCTGGTCACCGCCGCGATCACCTACCCCGCGGCCCTGTTCCTGTTCCCCGAACCACGTTCCGTGTTCGGGCCGCAAGGGCCCCGGCTGGTCCCG
This DNA window, taken from Nocardiopsis exhalans, encodes the following:
- a CDS encoding purine-cytosine permease family protein, with the protein product MSHPQPAPVTEVETHGVAPIPVADQTSRPFDLFRLTFGGANTFATIILGTLPIAYGLGFTAALTATVAGVVVGALILSPMALFGPRTRTNNAVSSGAHFGVVGRSLGSLLSLLTAVTFFSISVWVSGDAIVGAAARLGLHGGDALRAAAYGVIAVAVFVVCVYGYQFMLLINKVAVVAGSALMLLGLFAYGGSFDPSFAGSGDYILGGFWPTWVLAVLTIMANPVSFGGFLGDWSRYIPATTSTRRMLAAPFLAQVCTLLPFVFGLATATLVADPNQYVSGLSELSPLWYALPLLLVALVGGLSTGTTALYGTGLDFSSLVPRLNRVQGTVVVGCLALALVFVGTFLFDFVETINAFAILIVLLTSPWMVILMLGYLFRRGFYLVEDLQVFNEGRRGGAYWFRAGVNWRAMSAWLLAALAGLLFANTPLLVGPLGNLAAGIDLSLPAALVTAAITYPAALFLFPEPRSVFGPQGPRLVPALEEPAEPAEPVTDDAPATAAR